A genomic region of Hippoglossus hippoglossus isolate fHipHip1 chromosome 8, fHipHip1.pri, whole genome shotgun sequence contains the following coding sequences:
- the lrrc4ba gene encoding leucine-rich repeat-containing protein 4B — MRIATLTCLPGPSPFLFLLAQLLLRLLLPGPELVGAASSCPSLCTCSNQASRVICTRQNLEQVPESISVNTRYLNLQENSIQIIKSDTFKHLRHLEILQLSKNQIRQIEVGAFNGLPNLNTLELFDNRLTLVPSHAFEYLSKLRELWLRNNPIETLPGYAFHRVPSLRRLDLGELKKLDFISDAAFVGLINLRYLNLGMCGLKDIPKLTALLRLEELELSGNRLEIIRPGSFQGLESLRKLWLMHSQVSVIERNAFDDLKSLEELNLSHNSLHSLPHDLFTPLHQLERVHLNHNPWVCNCDVLWLSWWLKETVPSNTTCCARCHAPPFLKGKYIGELDQSHFTCYAPVIVEPPTDLNVTEGMAAELKCRTSTSTTSVNWITPNGTLMTHGSYRVRISVLHDGTLNFTNVTLRDTGQYTCMVTNAAGNTTATAVLNVTAADASVNYTYFTTVTVETVETPGDEDSALVATNETFIRIHSGPTPSGHLWPDGVSTTASTLSTSWSSPSPRTTRPTFTAPITEPGFSGLDDVMKTTKIIIGCFVAITFMAAVMLVVFYKLRKQHQLHKHHGPARAIEIINVEDELGAGASGRGSGISGGSTVTQSGSSGIGGGQSLRLHHPEMVNLPNLARSEHLNHYYKTHHFNNNMMGLGMGTVSGMGLNNNNNPSSCSQNTSLSCSQVPTSTCGGNTTGGTLPSPVPLPQLGLHSSLKGLMGKGQNEPLLFKSGSKENVQETQI; from the exons ATGCGCATCGCCACGCTGACCTGCCTTCCCGgcccctcccccttcctcttTCTATTGGCCCAGCTGCTACTGCGGCTCCTCCTCCCTGGGCCGGAGTTGGTAGGAGCCGCTTCCTCCTGCCCCTCCCTCTGCACCTGCTCCAACCAGGCCAGCCGAGTCATCTGCACCAGGCAAAACCTGGAGCAGGTGCCCGAGAGCATATCTGTCAACACGCGATACCTCAATCTGCAGGAGAACTCAATACAG ATTATCAAGTCTGACACCTTCAAGCACTTGAGGCACCTCGAGATCCTCCAACTCTCCAAGAATCAGATCCGTCAGATTGAAGTCGGAGCATTCAATGGCCTCCCCAACCTCAACACGCTGGAGCTCTTCGACAACCGCCTCACACTGGTGCCATCACATGCCTTTGAGTACCTCAGCAAGCTGCGGGAGCTGTGGCTGCGCAACAATCCCATTGAGACTCTGCCAGGCTATGCCTTCCACCGTGTGCCCTCGCTTCGACGCCTGGACCTGGGTGAGCTCAAGAAGTTGGATTTCATCTCTGACGCAGCATTCGTGGGCCTCATCAATCTACGGTACCTGAACCTGGGCATGTGTGGACTGAAGGACATTCCCAAATTGACAGCCCTTTTGCGtttggaggagctggagctgtcTGGAAACCGACTGGAGATCATCCGACCCGGCTCCTTCCAGGGCTTAGAGTCTCTCCGCAAGCTCTGGCTCATGCACTCACAGGTATCGGTCATTGAGCGTAATGCCTTCGATGACCTGAAAAGCCTGGAGGAGCTTAACCTGTCCCATAACTCCCTGCACTCCTTGCCCCATGACCTCTTCACGCCCCTTCACCAGCTGGAGAGGGTACACCTTAACCACAACCCCTGGGTCTGCAACTGTGATGTGCTTTGGCTTAGTTGGTGGTTGAAAGAAACGGTGCCCAGCAACACCACCTGCTGTGCCCGCTGCCATGCGCCGCCATTCTTAAAGGGCAAGTACATTGGAGAGCTTGACCAAAGCCACTTCACCTGCTATGCGCCTGTCATTGTTGAACCACCGACAGACCTCAATGTCACAGAGGGTATGGCCGCTGAACTGAAGTGTCGCACAAGCACCTCCACGACATCTGTTAACTGGATAACCCCTAATGGCACTCTAATGACACACGGCTCTTACCGGGTGCGGATATCAGTCCTGCATGATGGCACGCTCAACTTTACAAATGTCACCCTGCGAGACACAGGCCAGTACACCTGCATGGTCACCAATGCTGCTGGCAACACCACAGCAACTGCTGTGCTCaatgtcactgctgctgacgCCAGTGTCAACTACACCTACTTTACAACAGTCACTGTGGAAACAGTGGAGACTCCAGGAGATGAGGATTCTGCGCTGGTTGCCACCAATGAGACCTTCATTCGTATTCACTCTGGCCCCACTCCCTCGGGTCACTTGTGGCCAGATGGTGTTTCCACCACAGCTTCTACTTTGTCAACTAGCTggtcctctccctctccccgcACCACCCGACCCACCTTCACTGCGCCCATCACGGAGCCGGGCTTCTCAGGTCTAGATGATGTGATGAAGACCACCAAGATCATCATTGGCTGCTTTGTAGCCATTACCTTCATGGCAGCAGTGATGCTGGTGGTGTTCTACAAGTTGAGGAAGCAGCACCAGCTGCATAAACACCATGGCCCTGCTCGTGCCATTGAGATCATCAATGTGGAGGATGAGCTTGGGGCCGGGGCGAGTGGCAGAGGCAGCGGCATCTCAGGAGGCTCCACCGTTACGCAGAGCGGAAGCAGTGGAATTGGAGGGGGCCAGAGCCTCCGGCTGCACCATCCGGAGATGGTCAACCTGCCAAACCTGGCTCGGTCAGAGCACCTCAACCACTACTACAAAACCCATCActtcaacaacaacatgatgGGCCTGGGCATGGGCACAGTCTCCGGTATGGgcctcaacaacaacaacaacccctcATCCTGCTCTCAGAACACATCCTTATCCTGTTCCCAGGTTCCAACTTCCACATGTGGGGGAAATACCACAGGTGGCACCTTACCCTCCCCTGTACCCCTTCCCCAGCTGGGTCTCCACAGTTCTCTGAAAGGCCTCATGGGGAAAGGCCAGAATGAGCCACTGCTTTTTAAGAGTGGCTCCAAAGAAAATGTGCAAGAGACTCAAATCTGA